The following are from one region of the Nymphaea colorata isolate Beijing-Zhang1983 chromosome 7, ASM883128v2, whole genome shotgun sequence genome:
- the LOC116258152 gene encoding uncharacterized protein LOC116258152 — protein MGERPGKMLSTLTVAEKPRSKPAGCVGIFFQLFDWNRRFARKKLFSNRFLLGARPKKASKKFGDDKLPMAKLLLIADENRGGFPDTKKSAVDGSSSKVAENMRTSVRFPGAIGRLMGLETMPTRGFSEPASLEPQKLQTQRKTSDSLYDDQCPISGKKLVECRPQKLQKTGIFERRPVTKSKKEPFQFKSAVSRSRRQHQKLITPVESSGILHGRNAVRLMEAATKILEPGLLASSRTRCALPCSTKPQLACAEKADRETGYMSSLNDDFECLRDFFIIDDQESIAFSSSYSDANISHNGGYSEKKSCSWFPPEEDSGIARNLQSGRSDVQKNEEKLKPNVKRIAESVEIMGTGRPFDQKEHKPDVPDKKGNSQKHGRTNVKASLSPDLLPLNSRKQNQIFCSKYRTYEHANKNSRRCSSCEASKESAAFTRNLSSLARSGSCAKEVKNKYYSIDKRDDPLSKANVLHCRKRPVECASQAGIMGSAVHPNGRKGKLSNTGSRSNASKDHPLAPTSLRTQRPKHTCYQHGFPVHVGYIDTNGSDENTVSFTFTSSVKPPLPVSPNQQGGKNSQAEFICAASKSTNDHCSKSRNSFQQKKRCSNVNTKKLTSQESKELQGDSLSALLEKKLKELTCSDGIELSRLLPETCSMRHSEAPLESPTAFLVLQDLTSALTAKRSASEELQRATSLGYPDGDSMHVGYLAETECSSTSDGMIEAQSPQEVAQGFVGNRKPFAGSPCENRNDHESSIRSDGKTKFSRFPFPNDCAHPSPVSILDASFSNESCVSSESNDGCGATHLRLSFTDCSPRRLQQYDADMELVDSATSWNSSNIGRGRKDIDCRQICIADEESFGILSEVTSASSEEMEFFYVMKVLSSIQLTFENIALFGADPPQFSDPLLFQKLETMVYKHSKCKYSTVFMRADGCHIRRFVFDCVMENLALKIGRYSRSIYRALGKLSLSLSQERLRKEVYEEVSKHRNLAGRVLDDIVEWDMNSPLGKWTDFEIEAFETTLEIEKYILQTMIAEFALDLLPCRFSSL, from the exons ATGGGTGAGAGGCCGGGAAAGATGCTTTCAACTTTGACTGTGGCAGAGAAACCACGCTCTAAGCCTGCTGGTTGCGTTGGTATATTCTTTCAACTCTTTGACTGGAACAGGAGGTTTGCTCGGAAGAAGCTCTTTTCCAACAGATTCCTTCTTGGAG CGAGACCCAAGAAGGCATCCAAGAAGTTCGGCGACGACAAGCTTCCCATGGCTAAGCTGCTTCTG ATTGCTGATGAAAATAGGGGTGGATTTCCAGACACGAAAAAGTCAGCAGTCGATGGCAGTTCTTCAAAAGTTGCTGAAAATATGCGTACTAGCGTCCGTTTTCCAGGCGCCATCGGCCGGTTAATGGGTTTGGAGACAATGCCGACAAGAGGCTTCTCAGAACCTGCTTCACTGGAACCACAGAAGCTCCAAACACAGAGAAAGACATCCGATTCACTTTATGATGATCAATGCCCAATATCTGGAAAGAAACTGGTGGAGTGTAGACCTCAGAAGCTACAGAAAACAGGGATCTTTGAGAGGCGGCCAGTTACCAAATCGAAAAAGGAGCCTTTTCAATTTAAAAGTGCAGTTTCCCGCTCAAGGAGGCAGCATCAGAAGCTCATCACTCCTGTTGAAAGCTCTGGCATTCTTCATGGTAGAAATGCCGTGCGCTTAATGGAAGCTGCTACCAAAATTTTAGAACCTGGATTGCTTGCCTCTAGCAGAACAAGATGTGCTCTCCCTTGCTCTACGAAACCTCAATTGGCATGTGCAGAGAAGGCAGATAGAGAAACGGGCTACATGAGCAgtttgaatgatgactttgagtGTTTGAgggatttttttattattgacgACCAAGAATCTATagccttctcttcctcttatTCAGATGCTAATATAAGTCATAATGGAGGTTATAGTGAGAAAAAGTCCTGCTCTTGGTTTCCTCCTGAGGAAGACAGTGGGATTGCTAGAAATTTGCAAAGTGGGAGGTCAGATgttcagaaaaatgaagagaagctCAAGCCCAATGTCAAGAGAATAGCAGAAAGCGTTGAGATTATGGGCACCGGGAGGCCTTTCGATCAGAAAGAGCATAAGCCGGACGTCCCAGATAAGAAAGGTAACTCTCAGAAGCATGGGCGAACAAATGTTAAGGCCAGCTTATCCCCTGATTTACTTCCGCTGAACAGCAGGAAGCAGAATCAGATTTTCTGCAGCAAATATAGAACATATGAACATGCCAATAAAAACAGTAGGCGATGTTCATCTTGCGAGGCTTCAAAGGAGAGTGCTGCTTTCACCAGAAATCTGAGCAGCTTGGCACGAAGCGGGTCATGTGCAAAAGAAGTTAAAAACAAGTACTACAGCATTGACAAAAGGGATGATCCATTGTCAAAAGCGAATGTTTTGCATTGTAGAAAAAGACCTGTGGAGTGTGCTTCTCAAGCTGGAATCATGGGTTCTGCGGTGCATCCAAATGGAAGAAAGGGTAAACTCTCGAATACTGGCAGCAGAAGTAATGCTTCCAAAGATCATCCCTTGGCTCCAACCAGTCTCAGAACGCAGCGACCAAAACATACGTGTTATCAGCATGGATTTCCTGTTCATGTGGGGTATATAGATACTAATGGTAGTGATGAAAATACAGTCTCCTTCACATTCACGTCATCTGTGAAGCCGCCACTACCTGTCTCTCCGAACCAGCAAGGTGGGAAGAACAGTCAAGCTGAGTTTATTTGTGCTGCCTCCAAATCAACCAACGATCACTGTAGTAAGTCACGAAATAGCTTTCAACAGAAGAAGAGATGCTCCAATGTAAATACCAAAAAGCTGACATCTCAGGAATCAAAAGAACTGCAAGGAGACTCTTTAAGTGCTCttttagaaaagaaactaaaagaacTGACCTGCAGTGATGGGATTGAGTTGTCAAGGCTTTTGCCTGAAACTTGTTCCATGAGGCATTCTGAAGCTCCTCTAGAATCTCCAACTGCTTTTTTGGTACTTCAAGACCTTACATCTGCCTTGACTGCTAAGAGATCTGCATCTGAGGAACTGCAAAGGGCTACTTCTTTGGGGTATCCTGATGGCGATAGTATGCATGTTGGTTATCTTGCAGAAACTGAATGCTCGTCAACTTCTGATGGAATGATCGAGGCCCAAAGTCCTCAG GAGGTTGCGCAGGGATTTGTTGGCAACAGAAAACCATTTGCAGGATCTCCATGCGAAAATAGAAATGATCATGAGAGTTCAATAAGATCTGATGGAAAAACCAAGTTTTCCAGATTTCCATTTCCAAATGATTGTGCTCATCCAAGTCCTGTATCAATTCTTGATGCATCCTTCTCCAATGAGAGTTGTGTTTCATCAGAGAGCAATGATGGTTGTGGAG CTACTCACCTCCGCCTGTCCTTCACTGATTGTTCCCCACGGAGACTGCAGCAATATGATGCTGACATGGAGCTGGTAGATTCAGCAACCTCATGGAATAGCAGTAATATTGGAAGAGGCAGAAAAGATATCGACTGTCGTCAAATATGCATTGCCGATGAAGAATCCTTTGGAATTCTATCAGAAGTTACGTCTGCATCTTCTGAGGAGATGGAGTTTTTCTATGTTATGAAAGTCTTATCGAGTATACAACTAACATTTGAAAACATCGCATTGTTTGGTGCAGATCCACCCCAATTCTCAGAcccacttttgtttcaaaagttAGAAACCATGGTTTATAAGCACTCAAAATGTAAGTACAGCACAGTTTTTATGAGAGCTGATGGGTGTCACATTAGAAGATTTGTGTTCGACTGTGTGATGGAAAACTTAGCTCTGAAAATTGGTAGGTATAGTAGATCTATTTACAGGGCATTAGGAAAACTATCCCTGTCACTAAGCCAAGAAAGACTAAGGAAGGAAGTTTATGAGGAGGTCAGCAAGCATAGAAATTTGGCCGGTAGGGTTCTGGATGATATTGTGGAGTGGGACATGAACTCTCCACTGGGCAAATGGACAGACTTTGAAATCGAGGCTTTCGAGACAACACTAGAGATTGAGAAGTACATACTACAGACCATGATTGCTGagtttgctcttgatcttctccCTTGCAGGTTCAGTTCATTGTGA